A single window of Nakaseomyces glabratus chromosome G, complete sequence DNA harbors:
- the NUP133 gene encoding Nup133p (CAGL0G02211g~Ortholog(s) have structural constituent of nuclear pore activity): protein MTDVKPMFQLRKDILNDETTGTSAIENVDSGNEESMIYQQVGDQTKVLTENDKYLVKCINSFNAEQLPIPSHVPFYSTIDGVNKQCSYNDNENLYVWNFINSKWDDSNYCKIPLNTDSSSSVNALPKSVFILPTNYDTDAEMLGLENSNSSNGIVGGVILVENTADATYLVYYEDMRSINHLSTSISKNMAHLLDLKLHSEEKVTLMLNSEPAGLVLATTEGRLMFITIRETNGKPCLTLKQQLIRPKGSGPLAFLSLFSSSNEIISLRNGPIIGKGERIVYVLTRNGRFQVWKLSVASKCVKMMDTNFYDSILDDLVELYPFAQGSLKILDTHPITNQPFSPQVVLTQISSSDETNFILSTIILDEQTNSFTIFSTYRLNTYIMKGNSALAKPKLCVPSSLQSATSKYFDLFIVFDKAVVITQTSSKLDSTYTLKRKWEDIISFNKEIQILAESNDASTVYLLTKGMGIISIIPKKERGETAYEESFVKSHLDQAIYFSSSSSNPVEFNLPGGLHLEQDEVENDLKTASEEILLSSSKYIPPLTDNIEKHLSLRLVYFRNLISFVKDNFAFSISPSKKLDIIENFELLNCFHKFNNFISSSNFELKSFWDRTLEANGNINEIELAVEKIHRFPDLFSTYLNTIIKELPSKSYTFKLTLADLIIETIYDAILEEGEKKLRYEFLSLDPLELNTHLPWFISIDILDSINQLFFDLKFSLEGQEKNANTQLLVIVKTLYYLFNQVRLFFLKENNMNDVSAQDFMKKCDQLYENNHLAWNQTLCELGLNEDSLEISEFYHDFVSLVETLDTLEAVESKALYEEYFARFGEQFAHTLFEYYVKKSKLQDLFYRFPEQQEFLVSFFKKYPQYGRVSWIFSIINYDYASAAATLYDITSGDRASAMTLESAQLYLNIAKLSTLAAHENHANVNLLGALKRIQANLDVVDGGKDLVEKLKRVDGAPSHLQANYKGTEFEKLFDLLVKKVTNGTMLQFVEVVILYSLIDDKECLYHALKLLAIDGDILELELKKFLISLIWRRSILFDIQNAYDTTSEDSTLHFVLKQYLEDELFRANCPLPTVGVLTEKTMFTESLLSSLFSNYELDTKKLQDILEKEYNTVESTAVDIEKRIIETISSLDKANDNSYTVNYHDLTIEYQN from the coding sequence ATGACTGACGTTAAGCCAATGTTTCAACTAAGGAAGGATATCCTGAATGATGAAACTACTGGCACGAGTGCCATTGAAAATGTTGACAGTGGTAATGAGGAGTCCATGATCTATCAGCAAGTTGGTGATCAGACCAAGGTCTTGACCGAAAATGACAAGTATTTGGTCAAATGTATAAATTCCTTCAATGCTGAGCAACTTCCTATTCCCTCTCATGTTCCTTTCTACTCCACAATAGATGGTGTAAACAAGCAGTGCTCCTATAATGATAATGAGAATTTATATGTATGGAACTTCATCAATTCGAAATGGGACGACTCTAATTATTGTAAAATACCATTGAATACTGACAGTAGTTCATCGGTAAACGCTCTCCCAAAATCggtttttattttgccAACTAATTATGATACTGATGCTGAGATGTTAGGACTAGAAAATAGCAATTCTTCGAATGGTATTGTTGGTGGTGTGATTCTGGTAGAAAACACAGCAGACGCGACTTACTTAGTATACTACGAAGATATGCGTTCAATTAACCATCTTTCGACATCTATATCTAAAAATATGGCCCATTTATTAGATTTGAAACTACATTCAGAAGAAAAGGTAACGCTGATGCTTAACTCAGAACCGGCAGGTCTTGTACTAGCTACTACAGAGGGAAGATTGATGTTTATAACCATTAGAGAGACAAATGGTAAACCCTGCCTAACGCTTAAACAGCAACTGATTAGGCCTAAGGGTAGTGGTCCTCTAGCTTTTTTGAGTCTTTTCTCAAGTAGTAATGAAATCATATCACTAAGAAATGGGCCGATTATTGGGAAAGGTGAGAGAATCGTATATGTTCTTACAAGAAATGGCCGCTTTCAAGTGTGGAAACTGTCAGTTGCCTCTAAATGCGTTAAGATGATGGATACTAATTTCTACGATAGCATACTAGATGATTTGGTAGAGCTTTATCCCTTTGCTCAAGGCTCCTTAAAGATTTTGGATACACATCCGATAACAAATCAACCGTTCTCTCCACAAGTTGTTCTAACACAGATATCCAGTTCAGATGAGACCAACTTTATCTTGTCTACCATAATTCTAGATGAACAAACAAACTCTTTCAcaatattttcaacatATAGATTGAATACCTACATCATGAAGGGAAACAGTGCATTAGCTAAACCAAAACTTTGCGTACCAAGCTCATTACAAAGTGCCACTTCAAAGTATTTTGATCTCTTCATTGTATTTGATAAAGCAGTTGTCATAACGCAGACTAGTTCAAAATTGGACTCTACATatactttgaaaagaaaatgggAAGATATCATCAGTttcaataaagaaatacaaatattAGCCGAAAGTAATGACGCATCTACAGTGTATTTACTCACTAAAGGTATGGGAATTATATCCATCATTCCAAAAAAGGAGAGAGGGGAAACTGCGTACGAAGAATCTTTTGTTAAGTCGCATCTTGACCAAGCAAtctatttttcttccagtAGTAGCAACCCAGTAGAGTTTAATCTACCTGGTGGCCTCCATCTTGAGCAAGATGAAGTCGAAAATGACTTGAAGACTGCTAGTGAAGAGATTTTATTGTCCtcatcaaaatatattccacctttgacagaTAATATTGAGAAGCATTTGAGTCTCAGATTAGTATACTTTAGAAACTTGATCAGTTTTGTTAAGGATAACTTCGCTTTCAGTATTTCACCTTCTAAAAAGCTAGATATAATAGAAAACTTCGAGCTGTTAAACTGTTTTCAcaaattcaacaattttATCAGCTCATCAAACTTTGAACTGAAATCTTTTTGGGACAGAACTCTTGAGGCTAATGGTAATATCAACGAAATCGAATTGGCTGTGGAGAAAATCCATAGGTTCCCTGATCTATTCTCTACTTATTTGAATACTATAATAAAAGAGCTACCATCTAAGTCCTACACGTTCAAACTGACGCTTGCTGACCTAATAATTGAAACCATATATGATGCTATTTTAGAGGAAGGTGAGAAGAAGTTAAGATATGAATTTTTGTCCCTCGATCCACTTGAACTAAATACACATCTGCCATGGTTCATTAGCATAGATATCCTCGATTCTATAAATCAACTTTTTTTCGATCTAAAGTTCTCGCTTGAGGGTCAAGAGAAAAACGCAAATACCCAACTTTTAGTGATAGTAAAGACattatattatctttttaaTCAGGTGCGcttgttctttttgaaagaaaataatatgaaTGATGTTAGTGCACAAGATTTTATGAAGAAATGTGACCAACTTTATGAGAATAATCATTTAGCTTGGAACCAGACATTATGTGAACTTGGTTTGAATGAGGATTCGTTAGAGATTTCAGAATTTTATCACGACTTTGTATCATTAGTGGAAACTTTAGATACTTTAGAAGCAGTTGAATCAAAGGCACTTTATGAAGAATATTTTGCCAGATTCGGTGAACAGTTTGCCCATACCCTATTTGAATACTATGTGAAGAAAAGTAAACTGCAAGACTTGTTTTACAGATTTCCTGAGCAACAGGAATTTTTAGTGTCTTTTTTTAAGAAGTACCCACAGTATGGCAGAGTTTCATGGATATTCAGTATCATTAACTATGATTACGCAAGTGCCGCAGCAACATTGTATGACATTACTAGTGGTGATAGAGCCTCTGCCATGACTTTGGAATCAGCCCAGTTATACCTAAACATTGCTAAACTAAGTACCTTGGCAGCGCACGAAAACCACGCTAATGTTAATTTACTGGGAGCCCTGAAGAGGATACAAGCCAATCTTGACGTAGTAGATGGAGGCAAAGATTTagttgaaaaattgaaaagagttGATGGTGCACCATCTCATCTTCAAGCAAATTATAAAGGGACTGAATTTGAGAAACTCTTTGATCTGTTGGTAAAAAAAGTGACCAACGGCACCATGTTACAATTTGTGGAGGTTGTGATTCTTTATTCCTTGATCGATGACAAGGAATGTCTATATCATGCATTAAAACTACTGGCCATTGATGGTGATATACTGGAACTGGAACTAAAGAAATTCTTAATATCTTTGATTTGGAGAAGaagtattttatttgatattcaaaATGCATATGACACTACTAGTGAAGATTCTACCTTGCACTTTGTCTTAAAGCAGTACTTGGAAGATGAACTATTCCGCGCTAATTGTCCATTGCCAACTGTAGGCGTTCTGACTGAAAAGACCATGTTTACTGAAAGCTTATTGAGTAGTTTGTTTTCCAATTACGAATTGGACACGAAGAAACTGCAGGATATATTAGAAAAGGAATATAATACTGTAGAGTCCACCGCtgttgatattgaaaaacgGATTATTGAAACGATATCTTCTCTAGACAAAGCTAATGATAATTCATACACCGTTAATTATCACGATCTAACTATAGAGTATCAGAACTGA
- the DAD2 gene encoding Dad2p (CAGL0G02233g~Ortholog(s) have microtubule plus-end binding activity), which translates to MDGLEQQKLAKQQELAALKRITALTDQMRTELDEMSIEVSKINKNAESVANVMANWDSIRKYISEASLGLLRYAEGDYQVGAWDGKENKSDKSNADKSYQSDDEHKTEPLPEALVRISVANNEESRK; encoded by the coding sequence ATGGATGGTTTAGAGCAACAAAAACTGGCGAAACAGCAAGAATTAGCAGCCCTTAAGAGAATTACTGCACTAACAGATCAAATGAGGACTGAATTAGATGAGATGAGTATTGAGGTGAGTAAGATTAATAAGAATGCAGAGTCTGTGGCTAATGTTATGGCTAACTGGGACTCTATAAGGAAGTATATATCCGAGGCGAGTTTGGGCTTACTGAGGTACGCCGAAGGAGATTATCAAGTCGGTGCATGGGATGGTAAAGAAAACAAGTCTGATAAGTCCAATGCTGACAAGTCATATCAAAGTGATGATGAACATAAAACGGAACCACTACCAGAAGCTCTCGTAAGAATAAGCGTTGcaaataatgaagaaagCAGGAAATAA